A window of Apium graveolens cultivar Ventura chromosome 8, ASM990537v1, whole genome shotgun sequence contains these coding sequences:
- the LOC141679981 gene encoding DNA damage-inducible protein 1-like has product MENIKALCDLGASVSLMPHSICRRLGLGELKKTRISLQLADRTVKYPLGIIEDVLVKVDNFFIPCDFVVLEMDEDVEVPIILGRPFLATTGTIIDVKAGKLTLNVGEDKVEFDLNKAMKMPSFDATCFTIDIVDEILKHEDADLLEEEQSLDDKED; this is encoded by the coding sequence ATGGAGAACATTAAAGCTTTGTGTGATTTAGGGGCTAGTGTGAGTTTGATGCCACACTCCATTTGTAGAAGACTTGGTCTTGGAGAGCTCAAAAAGACAAGAATCTCACTTCAGCTGGCCGATCGTACTGTCAAGTATCCTTTGGGAATCATTGAAGATGTACTGGTTAAAGTGGATAATTTTTTTATCCCTTGTGATTTTGTGGTATTAGAGATGGATGAAGATGTTGAGGTgcccattatcttgggaaggcCATTCTTGGCTACTACCGGAACTATAATTGATGTAAAAGCTGGGAAATTGACGTTGAATGTTGGTGAAGACAAGGTTGAGTTTGATCTTAACAAAGCTATGAAGATGCCTTCATTTGATGCTACATGTTTCACTATTGATATAGTGGATGAGATCTTAAAGCATGAAGATGCAGACTTGTTGGAAGAGGAACAATCTTTAGATGACAAAGAAGATTGA